One part of the Algibacter sp. L1A34 genome encodes these proteins:
- the topA gene encoding type I DNA topoisomerase, which translates to MAKNLVIVESPAKAKTIEKFLGKDFKVESSFGHISDLPSKELGVDVEGDFDPKYEVSTDKKAVVKKLKDLAKKAEMVWLASDEDREGEAIAWHLAETLKLDKDKTKRIVFHEITKSAILKAIENPRGIDYDLVDAQQARRVLDRIVGYELSPVLWRKVKGGLSAGRVQSVSVRLIVEKERDIQGFSPVASYRIDAEFSNEDGQSFKAKLPKNFSTKEEAQKFLEKNAKADFKVADLQKKPAKKSPAAPFTTSTLQQEASRKLYFSVSKTMTMAQRLYEAGLITYMRTDSVNLSDEAKKGAEAEIRNAYGDKYSKSRNYKGKAKGAQEAHEAIRPTNFAVHSVDIDYDQARLYDLIWKRSIASQMSEAELERTNVKISASTHKETFTANGEVITFDGFLKVYLEGTDDEDLDEQDGMLPAMKTNETLLNSYISATERYTRPPARYTEAALVKKLEELGIGRPSTYAPTISTIQNRNYVEKGTIEGEERSYSQLKLQDGNVKDVTLTEKVGSDKGKLVPTDIGMIVTDFLVNHFESILDYSFTAKVEADFDEIAEGKEDWKKMMKSFYANFHPIVEDVKENADRESGERILGEDPKTGKRVSVRLGKFGPMVQIGTVDDEEKPQFASLSPDQQLNSITFEEAMDLFQLPKNLGNFEDEEVVVNNGRFGPYVKFGDAYVSLPKGTDPLSVELDDAIVLIKEKQKADAPIYMYKDLPVQKGKGRFGPYIKWNNLFINVNKKYDWDNLTDDEIVELIEVKIQKEIDKVIHNWEEEGIRVEKARWGRHNVIKGKIKVELAKTVDVTKMTLEEAAKLIEAKTPKKKPRKKAAPKKAAAKKTTVKKTTAKKK; encoded by the coding sequence ATGGCGAAGAATTTAGTAATAGTAGAGTCACCTGCAAAGGCAAAAACCATTGAAAAATTTCTAGGAAAGGATTTTAAAGTAGAATCTAGTTTCGGACATATCTCCGATTTACCTTCCAAGGAATTAGGGGTTGATGTTGAAGGTGATTTTGATCCCAAATACGAAGTTTCCACAGATAAAAAAGCAGTTGTAAAAAAACTGAAAGATTTAGCTAAGAAAGCCGAAATGGTATGGTTAGCTAGTGATGAGGATCGCGAGGGTGAGGCTATTGCTTGGCATTTAGCCGAGACGTTAAAATTAGATAAAGACAAAACAAAACGTATTGTTTTTCACGAAATTACAAAATCGGCTATTTTAAAAGCGATTGAAAATCCACGTGGTATAGATTACGATTTAGTAGATGCACAACAAGCACGTCGTGTATTAGATAGAATTGTTGGTTACGAGCTGTCTCCAGTGTTATGGAGAAAAGTAAAAGGAGGGTTATCTGCTGGTAGAGTACAATCAGTTTCTGTTCGATTAATTGTTGAAAAAGAACGCGATATACAAGGTTTTAGTCCTGTAGCATCATATAGAATAGATGCAGAATTTTCTAATGAAGATGGACAAAGTTTTAAAGCAAAACTTCCGAAGAACTTTTCAACTAAAGAAGAAGCACAAAAATTTTTAGAAAAAAATGCTAAGGCAGATTTTAAAGTAGCAGATTTACAAAAGAAACCAGCGAAAAAATCTCCAGCAGCACCATTTACAACATCAACATTACAACAAGAAGCATCTAGAAAATTATATTTCTCGGTAAGTAAAACCATGACGATGGCTCAACGCCTTTACGAAGCAGGTTTAATTACTTATATGAGAACGGATAGTGTGAATTTATCTGACGAAGCTAAAAAAGGAGCAGAGGCAGAAATTAGAAACGCTTACGGTGATAAGTATAGTAAGTCAAGAAATTATAAAGGAAAAGCCAAAGGTGCTCAAGAAGCTCACGAAGCGATTCGTCCAACCAATTTTGCTGTACATTCTGTAGATATTGATTACGATCAAGCACGTTTATACGATTTAATTTGGAAACGTTCTATTGCATCACAAATGAGTGAGGCAGAATTAGAGCGTACCAATGTTAAAATTAGTGCATCAACACATAAAGAAACTTTTACAGCAAACGGAGAAGTTATTACTTTCGACGGATTTTTAAAAGTGTATTTAGAGGGTACCGATGATGAGGATTTAGATGAGCAAGATGGTATGTTGCCAGCTATGAAAACTAACGAAACATTGCTTAATAGCTATATTAGCGCGACGGAACGTTATACGCGTCCCCCAGCTAGATATACAGAGGCTGCTTTGGTTAAAAAGTTAGAAGAATTAGGTATTGGTCGTCCGTCTACTTATGCGCCAACAATTTCTACCATTCAGAATAGAAATTATGTTGAAAAAGGAACTATAGAGGGAGAAGAAAGAAGTTATTCGCAATTAAAACTTCAAGATGGTAATGTAAAAGATGTGACTTTAACAGAGAAAGTGGGGTCAGATAAAGGGAAGTTAGTTCCAACGGATATTGGAATGATTGTAACTGACTTTTTGGTGAATCACTTTGAGTCTATATTAGATTATAGTTTTACAGCAAAAGTAGAAGCCGATTTTGATGAAATAGCTGAAGGGAAAGAGGATTGGAAAAAAATGATGAAATCTTTTTATGCTAATTTTCATCCAATTGTAGAAGATGTAAAAGAAAATGCCGATAGAGAATCTGGTGAGCGTATTTTAGGTGAAGATCCTAAAACAGGTAAACGAGTAAGTGTGCGTTTAGGTAAATTTGGACCAATGGTTCAAATAGGAACGGTGGATGATGAAGAGAAACCTCAATTTGCGAGTTTAAGCCCAGATCAACAATTAAATTCTATAACCTTCGAGGAGGCGATGGATTTATTTCAACTTCCTAAAAATTTAGGAAACTTTGAAGACGAAGAAGTTGTTGTTAATAACGGACGTTTTGGACCTTATGTAAAGTTTGGTGATGCTTATGTGTCACTTCCAAAAGGGACAGACCCATTAAGTGTGGAGCTCGATGATGCTATTGTTTTAATTAAAGAAAAGCAAAAAGCCGATGCGCCAATTTACATGTATAAAGATTTACCTGTACAAAAAGGTAAAGGACGTTTTGGGCCATACATTAAATGGAACAATTTGTTTATTAATGTGAATAAAAAATACGATTGGGATAATTTAACCGATGATGAAATTGTAGAGCTTATTGAAGTTAAGATTCAAAAAGAAATCGACAAGGTTATTCATAATTGGGAAGAAGAAGGTATTCGTGTGGAGAAGGCACGTTGGGGCCGCCACAATGTAATAAAAGGTAAAATTAAAGTAGAATTAGCCAAAACGGTTGATGTTACTAAAATGACATTGGAAGAGGCTGCAAAGTTAATTGAAGCCAAAACCCCGAAGAAAAAACCAAGAAAAAAGGCAGCACCTAAAAAGGCTGCTGCGAAAAAAACAACAGTAAAAAAAACAACAGCAAAAAAGAAGTAA
- a CDS encoding formimidoylglutamase, translated as MNFNFLSPVSDFVLAHNELLSAQALGRKIKIHSAQLGIPDLEGVQIAIIGVLENRNDINYIGEEFCLDEIRKGFYSLFPGSWSVSVADLGDIEKGESVDDTYFALKEAIHILIKKNIIPVILGGSQDLTYANYRAYDSFAPMVNIVNVDSKFDLGDSTKSIKNNSFVGKIILDQPYNLFNYSTIGYQTYFNSQEEIDLMDSLYFESYRLGQISHDITIVEPVLRDANIVSIDLGSVKSSEVSLNQKVSPNGLDGKEICAIARYAGISNKVSSFGIYEYKPSSDDEITSMLVSQMLWYFIEGVNYRIKDDDFSDEHTYQKFITLVESEELVFYKSNKTGRWWIEIPFLSEVNNKLKRHTLLPCMHQDYKDACNNKVPERWYKAIRKNSI; from the coding sequence ATGAATTTTAACTTTCTGTCTCCTGTTTCAGATTTTGTATTGGCTCATAATGAGTTACTTTCGGCTCAAGCTTTGGGACGAAAAATAAAAATTCACTCTGCGCAGTTGGGGATTCCAGATTTAGAAGGGGTTCAAATTGCAATTATTGGTGTTTTAGAAAATAGAAACGATATTAATTATATTGGAGAAGAATTTTGCTTAGATGAAATACGTAAAGGATTTTATAGCCTTTTTCCAGGAAGTTGGAGTGTTAGTGTTGCCGATTTGGGTGATATTGAAAAAGGAGAAAGTGTAGACGATACCTATTTCGCTTTAAAAGAAGCCATCCATATTTTAATAAAGAAAAATATAATACCGGTAATTTTAGGTGGATCTCAAGATCTTACTTATGCTAATTACCGGGCTTACGATAGCTTTGCACCTATGGTAAATATTGTAAATGTTGATAGTAAATTCGATTTAGGCGATTCAACCAAATCTATTAAAAACAATAGTTTTGTAGGTAAAATAATTTTAGATCAACCCTATAACCTATTTAATTACTCTACAATTGGCTATCAAACTTATTTTAATTCGCAAGAAGAAATAGATTTGATGGATAGTTTGTATTTTGAATCGTATAGATTGGGACAGATATCACACGATATTACTATAGTAGAGCCTGTTTTACGAGATGCTAACATTGTAAGTATAGATTTAGGATCTGTAAAAAGCTCAGAAGTAAGTTTAAATCAAAAAGTATCGCCAAACGGTTTAGATGGCAAGGAGATTTGTGCTATAGCAAGATACGCCGGGATTAGCAATAAAGTGTCTTCCTTTGGTATTTATGAGTATAAGCCATCTAGTGATGATGAAATTACATCAATGTTGGTGTCGCAAATGCTGTGGTATTTTATTGAAGGTGTAAACTATAGAATAAAAGATGATGATTTTTCAGATGAACATACTTACCAAAAATTTATTACTTTGGTTGAGTCGGAAGAATTAGTGTTTTATAAGAGTAATAAGACAGGTAGATGGTGGATTGAAATACCTTTTTTATCAGAAGTTAATAATAAATTAAAAAGGCATACGTTATTACCTTGCATGCACCAAGATTATAAAGATGCATGCAATAATAAAGTGCCAGAGCGCTGGTACAAAGCCATTAGGAAAAATAGTATTTGA
- the gldK gene encoding gliding motility lipoprotein GldK: MKKFILLTTVLVLLASCGSNDRGELVGVQGKKWHPEKPYGMALIPGGSFIMGKADDDLAGVQDAPAKTVTVRSFYMDETEITNSEYRQFVNWVRDSIVRMKLAVLADEIGKVPEDGGIGEYAFKDADTANMSVYEKYMFENYTGLGPTGYEGRKLNKDVDLVFDTAEYPDEWYAEVMDTMYLPLEASYNGQRTWDVKKFKFQYSYMDIQEAAKNRGIERKDAIKKEELEIYPDTTVWIRDFAYSYNEPMHNDYFWHDAYGEYPVVGITWKQAKAFCEWRTLKKNSYQKSKKGAAMVNTFRLPSEAEWEYAARGGLQAATYPWGGPYTKSDRGCFMANFKPVRGDYAADQALYTVEAKSYEPNDFNLYNMSGNVSEWVNASYDPSSYEFTSSINPSVNDRDNKRKIVRGGSWKDVAYFLQVSSRDYEYADSARSYIGFRTVQDYMGTQVTKNGN, encoded by the coding sequence ATGAAGAAGTTTATATTATTAACCACAGTATTAGTATTGCTAGCAAGTTGCGGCTCAAATGACAGAGGCGAATTAGTTGGTGTACAAGGAAAAAAATGGCATCCAGAGAAGCCTTACGGAATGGCACTAATTCCTGGTGGATCGTTTATAATGGGTAAAGCTGATGACGATTTAGCAGGAGTACAAGATGCTCCCGCAAAAACTGTTACAGTACGTTCATTCTATATGGATGAAACCGAAATAACAAACAGTGAATATCGCCAGTTTGTTAATTGGGTAAGAGATTCTATTGTTAGAATGAAACTTGCTGTTTTAGCAGATGAAATTGGTAAAGTACCAGAAGATGGAGGTATTGGTGAGTATGCATTTAAAGATGCGGATACTGCAAATATGTCTGTTTATGAAAAATACATGTTTGAAAACTATACTGGATTAGGCCCAACGGGTTATGAAGGTAGAAAGTTGAATAAAGATGTAGATTTAGTTTTTGATACAGCTGAATACCCAGATGAGTGGTATGCAGAGGTTATGGATACTATGTATTTACCTTTAGAGGCTTCTTACAACGGGCAACGTACTTGGGATGTTAAAAAGTTTAAATTCCAATACAGTTATATGGATATTCAAGAAGCTGCGAAAAACAGAGGGATTGAACGTAAAGATGCCATTAAAAAAGAAGAATTGGAAATATATCCTGATACAACAGTTTGGATTAGAGATTTTGCATACTCTTATAACGAACCAATGCACAACGATTATTTCTGGCACGATGCTTATGGAGAATATCCAGTAGTTGGTATTACTTGGAAACAAGCAAAGGCATTTTGTGAGTGGAGAACATTAAAGAAAAATTCATACCAGAAATCTAAAAAAGGTGCAGCTATGGTAAATACCTTTAGATTACCATCGGAAGCAGAGTGGGAATATGCCGCTCGTGGTGGTCTTCAAGCAGCAACTTACCCTTGGGGTGGACCTTACACAAAAAGTGATAGAGGTTGTTTTATGGCGAACTTTAAACCTGTACGTGGTGATTATGCTGCCGATCAAGCTTTATATACTGTAGAAGCAAAATCATACGAACCTAACGATTTCAATTTATACAACATGTCTGGAAACGTTTCAGAATGGGTAAATGCATCTTACGATCCTTCATCTTACGAGTTTACATCAAGTATTAACCCAAGTGTAAATGATAGAGATAATAAACGTAAAATTGTTCGTGGTGGTTCTTGGAAAGATGTAGCATACTTTTTACAAGTAAGTTCAAGAGATTATGAATATGCAGATTCTGCAAGAAGTTATATTGGCTTTAGAACCGTTCAAGATTATATGGGGACACAAGTAACAAAAAACGGTAACTAA
- the gldL gene encoding gliding motility protein GldL, with product MAKSKSSKKIMNMMYGLGAAVVILGALFKITHMEFGPLNGNTLLTIGLVTEALIFAVSAFEPVDDELDWSLVYPELSGGMGTKKEAAQNDDAQGLLSKKLDSLLKEAKIDGELIASLGTSIKSFEGAAKNMGPTVDSMEATKKYGAELSLAASQMESLNGLYKVQLESASKQASINEESVENAAKLKEQMQSLASNLSSLNGVYGGMLSAMNK from the coding sequence ATGGCAAAGTCAAAATCAAGTAAAAAAATCATGAACATGATGTATGGCCTAGGAGCAGCAGTTGTTATCCTTGGTGCATTATTTAAAATTACTCACATGGAGTTTGGACCCTTAAATGGTAATACTCTTTTAACAATTGGTTTAGTAACAGAAGCGCTTATATTTGCTGTATCTGCATTTGAACCTGTAGATGATGAGTTAGATTGGTCTTTAGTATATCCGGAATTATCTGGAGGTATGGGAACAAAAAAAGAAGCAGCTCAAAATGATGACGCTCAAGGATTATTATCTAAAAAATTAGATAGTTTATTGAAAGAGGCTAAAATTGACGGAGAATTAATCGCAAGTTTAGGTACTAGTATCAAAAGTTTTGAAGGAGCAGCTAAAAATATGGGACCTACAGTAGATTCTATGGAAGCAACTAAAAAATATGGTGCGGAATTATCTTTAGCAGCATCTCAAATGGAATCATTAAACGGCTTGTATAAAGTACAATTAGAAAGTGCTAGTAAACAAGCTTCTATTAATGAAGAATCTGTTGAGAATGCAGCAAAATTAAAAGAACAAATGCAATCTTTAGCATCTAACTTATCATCATTAAATGGTGTTTACGGAGGAATGTTATCTGCAATGAATAAATAA
- the gldM gene encoding gliding motility protein GldM yields the protein MAGGNLSPRQKMINLMYLIFIAMLALNMSKEVLSAFGLMNERLVESNESAELRNKTFVDNLKLKAGEQPEKYEPLKAKGEAIDKLAHDFNSYLAELKGKMIATVDNPEEYESMDKGDYLDQNFFKGGKLKPEGEEFKAKIVSFREGVLKVIEGQKGMEDVVKSVKDKFNTEDVKRGAGTVEWLDHNFKGFPLVASLTKMTQLQSDIKTTESEILGNMLQGTLSSEVSMTNYTTLMETSKSAYFNGEQFDGQIVLGRTDASTKPSRVELTLDGRKLSDKQYTIEGGKVKLKVGTGGVGEHKIAGALFFAQDGEEVEVPVNSSFATVAKPNSATISADKMNVVYRGVKNPMTISFAGVPDNKVNAKAQGLSKVSGSKYVMDATRIKGREITINVSASLPDGGGNVGDKATFRIKDLPKPTGTIRGEDGAVKMQRNSLEISTIGAKFDDFDFELPLRVTGFKFKVPGQPTISVSGGKLDSRAKGALRKAKRGSDVTIFDIQAKATGVSVILKKVSPIIIELTN from the coding sequence ATGGCAGGAGGAAATTTATCACCTAGACAAAAAATGATTAATCTAATGTACCTCATATTTATTGCAATGTTAGCATTAAATATGTCGAAAGAAGTACTTTCAGCATTCGGATTAATGAACGAGAGACTTGTTGAATCTAACGAGTCTGCAGAATTAAGAAATAAAACTTTTGTAGATAACTTAAAGTTAAAAGCAGGTGAGCAACCTGAAAAATACGAACCTTTAAAGGCTAAAGGAGAAGCGATAGACAAATTGGCGCATGATTTTAATTCTTACCTTGCAGAATTAAAAGGTAAAATGATCGCGACTGTTGATAATCCTGAAGAATACGAAAGTATGGATAAGGGGGATTACCTAGATCAAAACTTTTTTAAAGGCGGAAAATTAAAACCAGAAGGTGAAGAGTTTAAAGCTAAAATAGTAAGTTTTAGAGAAGGAGTTCTTAAAGTTATAGAAGGCCAAAAAGGCATGGAAGACGTTGTTAAATCTGTTAAAGACAAATTTAATACTGAAGATGTTAAGCGTGGTGCAGGAACTGTAGAGTGGTTAGATCATAACTTCAAAGGGTTTCCTTTAGTAGCTTCTTTAACAAAAATGACTCAATTACAATCTGATATTAAAACTACAGAATCGGAAATTTTAGGTAATATGTTACAAGGAACACTTTCTAGTGAAGTATCTATGACAAATTACACAACTTTAATGGAAACTTCTAAATCGGCTTATTTTAATGGAGAGCAATTCGACGGACAAATTGTTTTAGGTCGTACAGATGCTTCAACAAAACCAAGTAGAGTAGAATTAACTTTAGACGGAAGAAAACTTTCTGATAAGCAATACACGATTGAAGGTGGAAAAGTGAAGCTTAAAGTAGGAACTGGTGGAGTTGGTGAGCATAAAATTGCAGGAGCATTATTTTTTGCTCAAGATGGTGAAGAGGTTGAAGTACCTGTGAACTCATCTTTTGCAACAGTGGCAAAACCAAACTCAGCAACTATTTCTGCCGATAAAATGAATGTAGTATATAGAGGTGTTAAAAACCCAATGACTATTTCTTTTGCAGGAGTGCCTGATAATAAAGTGAATGCTAAAGCTCAAGGTTTATCTAAAGTTTCTGGAAGTAAATATGTTATGGATGCTACTAGAATTAAAGGTAGAGAAATAACTATTAATGTAAGCGCATCATTACCTGATGGTGGTGGTAACGTAGGAGATAAAGCAACCTTTAGAATTAAAGATTTACCAAAACCAACAGGAACGATTAGAGGTGAAGATGGTGCTGTGAAAATGCAACGTAATAGTCTTGAAATTTCAACTATTGGAGCTAAATTTGATGATTTTGATTTTGAATTACCATTACGTGTAACTGGATTTAAATTTAAAGTACCAGGACAACCAACAATAAGTGTTAGTGGTGGTAAGTTAGATAGTAGAGCAAAAGGAGCATTACGTAAAGCAAAACGTGGATCTGATGTTACAATTTTTGATATTCAGGCCAAAGCAACTGGTGTTAGCGTAATACTTAAAAAAGTATCACCAATTATTATTGAGCTTACAAACTAA
- the gldN gene encoding gliding motility protein GldN has translation MNLKSFLLTVTTVCTVSGMFAQANILNAKSPAEIGVRTDAQKAVDNDKPLEYGYVDDRDILFSKMTWEKVVLDERSNFPLYYPIDTNNISSNRRSLYHVLMKNIKNGKIENIYDDSYFNAKRTLKDIEASLSKIDTTGVGIEQLNAGETLSAEYINRRDITAAEIREYHIKGLWYFDKRQAEMKYRLLGIAPVAPDVNFIDDDEPDLVELFWVFFPDAREVLHEAKSFNNKNSSMPFSFDHILNARRFHGYTYKEENVQGDRAITEYISDNSLMQLLESDRIKDKIRDFELDMWTY, from the coding sequence ATGAATTTGAAAAGTTTTTTATTGACCGTAACAACTGTTTGTACCGTATCTGGTATGTTTGCTCAGGCGAATATTTTAAATGCGAAAAGCCCCGCGGAAATTGGTGTTAGAACAGATGCTCAAAAAGCTGTAGACAATGATAAACCTCTAGAATACGGTTATGTAGATGATCGTGATATTCTATTTTCTAAAATGACTTGGGAAAAAGTGGTTTTAGATGAACGATCTAACTTTCCGTTATACTATCCTATTGATACTAATAATATTAGTAGTAACAGACGCTCGTTATACCATGTTCTAATGAAGAACATTAAAAACGGTAAGATTGAAAATATTTATGATGACTCGTATTTTAATGCTAAAAGAACATTAAAAGATATTGAAGCTTCTTTATCCAAAATTGATACAACAGGTGTTGGTATCGAGCAATTAAATGCTGGAGAAACTTTATCTGCTGAATATATCAATAGAAGAGATATTACAGCTGCAGAGATTAGAGAATATCATATTAAAGGACTTTGGTATTTTGATAAGCGTCAAGCTGAAATGAAATACAGATTGTTAGGTATTGCTCCAGTGGCTCCAGATGTTAACTTTATTGATGATGATGAGCCGGATTTAGTTGAGTTGTTTTGGGTATTTTTCCCAGATGCTCGCGAGGTTTTACACGAAGCAAAATCTTTTAACAATAAAAATAGCTCAATGCCATTTTCATTCGATCATATTTTGAATGCACGCCGTTTTCATGGTTATACTTATAAAGAAGAAAATGTACAAGGAGATAGAGCTATAACCGAATATATATCTGATAATTCTTTAATGCAATTACTAGAATCAGATAGGATTAAAGATAAAATTAGAGATTTTGAATTAGATATGTGGACATATTAA
- a CDS encoding NAD(P)/FAD-dependent oxidoreductase, with product MKVDYIIVGIGLAGISFCEQLKAHNKSFVVFDNASQQSSTVASGLYNPVVLKRFTSVWKSEEQLNLALHLYVNIEDELNVKLDYKIPVYRKFASLEEQNDWFTASDKPRLAEYLSSKLIKNENKSIDAPFSFGEVLTTGRIDVKTLIETYKTDLLEKGILFETAFDYEALDVENDVITYQNTNAKHIVFAEGFGVAKNPFFSYLPMVPTKGELLTIYAPELNMDFVLKAGVFLIPLGEDLYTVGATYDWHDTTHETTDKAKIELLDKLEKVIKCDFKVMKQLAGIRPTVKDRRPLVGKHSDYKNIYVLNGLGTRGVMIGPYVAKALFEFIEFETPLEAEINIERFK from the coding sequence ATGAAAGTAGATTATATTATTGTTGGAATTGGATTAGCCGGAATTAGTTTTTGCGAACAATTAAAGGCGCATAATAAAAGTTTTGTAGTGTTCGATAATGCATCGCAACAATCATCTACCGTAGCAAGTGGTTTATACAATCCTGTAGTTTTAAAACGCTTTACTTCGGTTTGGAAAAGTGAAGAACAGCTCAATTTGGCTTTACATTTATATGTAAATATTGAAGACGAGCTCAATGTGAAACTTGATTATAAAATCCCTGTTTATAGAAAGTTTGCCTCACTTGAAGAGCAGAACGATTGGTTTACCGCTTCAGATAAGCCTAGGTTGGCAGAATACTTATCATCAAAGTTAATTAAGAATGAGAATAAGTCTATTGATGCGCCGTTCAGTTTTGGAGAAGTTTTAACTACCGGAAGAATTGATGTAAAAACGTTGATTGAAACTTATAAAACCGATTTACTAGAGAAAGGTATTTTATTTGAAACAGCTTTTGATTATGAAGCTCTAGATGTAGAAAATGATGTTATTACATATCAAAACACTAACGCAAAGCATATTGTATTTGCTGAAGGTTTTGGAGTCGCTAAAAATCCGTTTTTTAGTTATTTACCAATGGTACCTACCAAGGGTGAATTACTTACTATTTATGCTCCAGAATTGAATATGGATTTTGTTTTAAAGGCTGGTGTGTTTTTAATTCCGTTAGGAGAAGATTTGTATACGGTTGGTGCTACTTACGATTGGCATGACACTACTCACGAAACAACAGATAAGGCTAAAATAGAACTTTTAGATAAACTTGAAAAAGTAATTAAGTGCGATTTTAAAGTTATGAAGCAATTAGCTGGTATTCGTCCTACAGTGAAGGATAGACGTCCTTTAGTTGGCAAACATAGCGATTACAAGAACATATATGTTTTAAACGGTTTGGGGACGCGAGGTGTAATGATTGGCCCTTATGTGGCGAAAGCACTTTTTGAGTTTATTGAATTTGAAACGCCTTTAGAGGCTGAAATCAATATAGAACGATTTAAATAG
- a CDS encoding DUF983 domain-containing protein gives MFKKGSKVYSIFTGTCPKCQEESMYKNKNPYVLTETLSMHEKCSNCGTKYKIEPSFFYGAMYVSYGVGIAFAVAAFVISGLIFNASLNGIFASIIATLIGFMPVIMRVSRNIWINLFMSYDKKLAKK, from the coding sequence ATGTTTAAAAAAGGTTCAAAAGTATATAGTATTTTCACGGGCACTTGCCCCAAATGCCAAGAAGAATCTATGTACAAAAACAAAAACCCGTATGTACTAACCGAAACCTTAAGCATGCACGAAAAATGCAGTAATTGTGGTACAAAATACAAAATAGAACCTTCTTTCTTCTATGGTGCTATGTACGTGAGTTACGGCGTTGGCATCGCTTTTGCTGTTGCCGCATTTGTAATAAGTGGTCTTATTTTTAATGCAAGCTTAAATGGTATATTTGCATCTATTATAGCTACACTCATTGGTTTTATGCCCGTAATTATGAGAGTTTCTAGAAATATTTGGATCAATCTTTTTATGAGTTACGACAAAAAATTGGCTAAAAAATAA